Within Serratia odorifera, the genomic segment AGCAGTTGGGCTATGGGGATGTCGCTCTGCTGACCGGCGGCCTGGCAGGTTGGCAAGCCGCCGGTGGCGAGCTTTTCCAGGACGTAAATACCCCGAGCAAGGCCTTTGGCGAACTGGTGGAAAGCCGCAGGCATACGCCATCGCTGACTGCGCAGCAGGTGAAGGCGCTGATCGATAGGCAGGCCGATGTGGTGATCGTCGATGCGCGCCGTTTTGATGAATACCAAACCATGAGTATCCCCACCAGCACCAGCGTGCCTGGGGCGGAGCTGGTGCTGCGGATCAACGCGTTGGCACCGGATGCCAACACGCAGGTGATAGTCAACTGCGCCGGGCGCACACGCAGCATTATCGGTACCCAATCGCTAATCAACGCCGGCATCAGCAATCCGGTGGCAGCGCTGCGCAATGGGACGATCGGCTGGGGGCTGGCGGGGTTTGAGCTGGAAAGTCAACGGCAACGTCGCTACCCGGACGGCGTGGATAATCTGCCGCAGGCGCAGCAGCAGGCACGGCGGGTGGCGGACGAGGCCGGGGTACGGCGCATCGATCGTGAGACGCTGGGGTTGTGGTGGCAGGATACGGCACGCACCACCTATCTGTTTGACGTGCGCAGCCCCGAGGAGTATTACGCCGGGCATCTGCCGGGCAGCTATGGGGTGCCAGGTGGCCAACTGGTACAGGAAACGGATCACCATGCCAGCGTGCGCGGCGCCCGCGTGGCGCTGGTGGATGATAACGGCGTGCGTGCCAACATGAGCGCCTCCTGGCTGGCGCAGATGGGCTGGGAGGTGGCGGTAGTGGACGGTCTGACCGCCGCCGACTTTACCGAGCAGGGCGATCCGGCGGCGCAGGTGCCGCCACCGCCCGCGGTGGATGAAATCACGCCTGAGCAGTTGGTCGCACTGCTGGCGCAGGAAGGCACGGTGTTGCTGGATTTCACCACCAGCGCCAACTATGTGGCGCGCCATATTCCCGGCGCCCATTGGGTCATCCGTTCGCAGTTGCCGTTGGCGCTGGAAAACCTGCCGCCGGCCAAGCGCTATGTGCTGACCTGCGGCAGCAGCCAACTGGCGCGCTATGCGGTGCCGGAAGTAGCCGCGCTGACCGGCAAGCCGGTACAACTGCTCGCCGGCGGTACCCAGGCATGGATCGCTGAAAACCGGCCGTTGGAAAAGGGCGAAGGGCGGTTGGCGGTGCCGCGCATAGACCGTTATCGCCGCCCGTACGAAGGCACGGACAATCCGCGCGAAGCGATGCAAGCGTATCTGGACTGGGAGTTCGGATTGGTGGAACAACTGGCGCGTGATGCAACCCATGGCTTTACCGTGCTTTGAATCACCAGACAATACGCATAACCATCAGCGGCAAAGAGGAAAAGTATGACGCAGTTTTCTGTTTTACTCAGGGCCGTGGGGCTGAGCGCCTCGTTATTAACGGCATCGTTGGCATAGGGGGCGATAGGCGATGCCCAGTTGGTGCTGGGCGATCAAGCCCGCGGGTTGCGTAGCCTGGTGGAAGCCGCTGGCGTGATGAAGGATGCGCCTTATCAGTATCGGTGGGCCAATTTCCAGGGGGCGGCGCCGTTGTTTGAGGCGCAGCGCGCAGCAGCGGTTGATACGTCCTATGCCGGGGATCTGCCGGTGTTAATGGCGGCGGCAGGCGGGGTGGATTTTAAGCTGATTCAGACCAACGTCGGCTATGGTCAGTCTAATGGGATTGTCGTGCCGCAGGATTCACCGTTGCACAGCGTTCGGCAGTTGCAAGGGCAAACGGTGGTAGTTTCCTCGGCGCGTGGCAGCATCTCGCAAAACCTGCTGTATGCGGCGTTGCAGGAGGCGGGGCTGAAACGGGAAGATGTGAAGATTCAGTTCGTCATGCCTACCGATGCCAGCGCGGCGTTTAGCACTGGCAGAGTGGCAGCCTGGGCGGTTTTTGATCCCTATTTGGGGGTTGCGGAGCAAAGCGGCGCGCGCCTGCTGCGCGATGGTCAGGGATTAACCCCGTCGCTCGGTTTCTTGACCGCCACTACGCGCTCATTGGCCGATCCGGACAAGCGAGCTGCCATCAAAGACTTTGCCGAACGCGTCGCCAGAGCGCGGCAGTGGGCGATCGATCATCCGCAGGAATACGCCAGGGTTTACGCTCAACTGACGCGTTTGCCACTGGAAACCGCTCGACAGATTGCGGGTCGGACCTCAAAGGGCGCGCATAGCGTCAATCAACAGGACGTCAAAGTGCTGCAACCGGTAGCTGATTTGTTTTATCAGTTAAAGATATTGCCCAGGCAGGTTGATGTTAACAATTTGATTGATAAGAGTTTTGACTTAAAGGAATAAATACTGCACGGATGCCGAGGCTGGCATGTCCTTACCCGCCATCGTGGCGCTATTGGAAAGTTGACCGGAGTCTCAGGCAAGCGTTCGCGGCTCGGGTTTGAGTGGCGGTTCGCGTCAAAAGCAAAAAGCCCGCTTAAGTTTCCTTAAGCGGGCTTCTCTAAATATGGCTCCTCTGACTGGGATCGCCTTTGCCATTAACTGGCTAATAAGTAAGCTAAACTTGAATTGCTAGTCTATCAAGACCACCAGAATGACCACCATTTGATTGAATGTCGAATGAGGTCTAATCATCTTAAAAGTTAACTCTTTGATTTATATATTGTAAATCTAGGAAAACGATGATGTTTTTTTATAAGTATTTGATAAATAATAATTTTTTAATTTTAAGACGAAGCATAAGGTAAGTACTTCACTAAACGAGCATTTTATTGACAGAAACTATTTGAAATAATGTTGCCCACCAGAAACAACAGAAGTTCTCTGTGTAACACGAGATACCCACCAGATGAACAGCTATTGTTTTTAATTGCATGTTTTTTAAATGATTTTCTCGCCATGTAACATCCTCAGGTGCGATCATAAAGTTTGGTCTAAATGATTTTCTTGAGTAGAATAAGAGGAACTATTCTTGTCAACTTTATGTCATTGAATAACAAATCTAATAATAACAATTAGTTAGGTTGTGTATGTGACGAATGGATACTAAATTGATTGCAATAGATTTCTTTTGTGGATGTGGGGGAGCTAGCGAAGGGCTACGTCAGGCCGGTTTTGACGTTGTTCTTGGCATTGATGTAGATCAGCAGGCCTCAGAAACATACAAAGCTAACTTCCCTGATGCTGATTTCATCTTCGATGATATCAGAAATGTAACTGTTGAAAGGGTTGCGAACTCTATAGCATTCAAAAGTGCAGATGGTTTGCTTTTAAGTGCCTGCGCCCCTTGCCAACCTTTCTCACAGCAAAACAAATATAAAAACAAAGATGATGAAAGGATTTGCCTCCTAGACGAAACTCACCGCTTCGTTTCAAGACTTTTACCAGAATATATTTTTTTAGAAAATGTTCCTGGTATACAGAAAATTGATGGTAGTAAAGAAAGTCCTTTCACAAGATTTATTTCTTTGCTTGATAAGCTAAACTACCACTATGTGTATTTTGTGGCAAATGCTGAAAAATATGGCGTGCCGCAAAGAAGAAAACGGTTTGTTCTTCTGGCTAGTTTGCTAGGACCAATATCAATACCAGAGCCAACTCATGATATAGAAAATTCACCTGTAAAAACAGTTAGAGAATTTATTGGTGAATATCCAAAACTTGCATCGGGAGAAGTCGATAAAAATGATGAACTACATCGTTCGGCGATCCTAACTGAGTTGAATTTAGAGAGAATAAAAAATACCCCAGAAGGAGGGGATCGCAGGGACTGGCCGACCAATTTAATCAACACTTGTCACAAAGATTATACTGGCCATACAGATACCTATGGCAGAATGTCATGGGATAAACCTGCTCCGACCTTGACAACAAAGTGCAATAGTTATTCGAATGGACGTTTTGGTCACCCAGATATAACACAAAATCGAGCTATAAGTATTAGAGAAGCTTCTCGACTACAAACATTTCCAAAAAAATATATATTTAAAGGTTCTTTTTAATTCGATGGCGAAACAAATTGGAAATGCTGTCCCTTGTGAGTTAGCTCGACAATTTGGTCTGCACTTCATTGAGCATAATGAGGCTTCAAAGAGAGATAATCATGGCAAATTTTAAGACAAGAGCTAGAACCTTAGACTTATTAGGCCGACAACAGATTGCGGGCATCCCTACGGCCATAAATGAGCTATTAAAAAATGCTCATGATGCTTATGCTGATCATGTTGATATAGATTATTTTCGTAGGAAAAGCCTTTTTATTATCAGAGATGATGGCGTAGGTATGTCAAGAACTGACTTTGAAAATAGATGGCTTACATTAGGTACTGAGTCGAAAGTTCAACATACAAACGCATCCCTTCCCCCAGTAGATGAATCTAAAAAATTTAGACATCAGATGGGGGAGAAAGGTATAGGTCGCCTTGCTATAGCCTCAATAGGTAAACAGGTATTAATAATAACTAAGGCTAAAAACACGAATGAGATAACGGCTGCATTTATTAATTGGCAAATATTTGAACTTCCTGGGTTAAATTTAGATGATATCGTTGTTCCGACCAAAACATTTCAACAAATTCCAGATGTCGATCAAGTAAACTCTATGAAGTCTGAGTTACTAGATTCAGTCGATATTTTATTCAGCAAAGATTCTTTAAGTGAAGAAAAATACTTAGAAATAAAAGAAACCATAACATCCTTTTCTATTTGCCCAAAAACGCTGAGTAAAAAATTAATTCGATTTAGCGCCTTTGATAGTAATGATTCAGGAGGTACGATCTTTATCATTTCTCCCGTTGATGAAATTCTGAATTCAGATATCGATGGTGATGGTAATGATAAAGAGGCTACAAAAATAGAAAAAATGTTGATGGGTTTTCATAATACAATGACGATATCTCATCCTGAACCTTTGTTAGATATCGTATTCAGAGATTATAGAAGTAATGATGATACTTATATTGATATTATTGACAAAGAGCACTTTTTCACTAGTGAGGATTTTGAACAAGCAGATCATCATTTTCATGGTTTTTTTGACGAATACGGGCAGTTTAAAGGTAACATAAGAATTTATCATGATAAAAACTTTGAACATATAGTCAATTGGACTGGAAATAACCTAAATCTAACCAGTTGTGGTCCTTTTGAAATAAACCTTGCTTATGTTCAGGGGGATAGAAGGCATTCAATAATGGCTAATGAAGATTATGCCCGAGTTACATCCAAATCTGATAAGTTCGGTGGTTTATATATTTATAAAGATAATATTAGAATTTTACCTTATGGTGATTCTGATTATGATTATCTTGAAATTGAAAAAAGACGATCTAAACATGCTGGTTCTGCTTTCTTTTCGTATAGGAGAATGTTTGGAGTTATAAGTCTTTCGCAAAACGAAAATTTTAGATTAAAAGAAAAGGCTGGGCGTGAAGGGTTTATTGAAGATCAGGCATACAAGCATCTGAGAGATATTCTTAAAAACTTCTTTATCCAACTGGCGGCTGATTTTTTCCGAGATGATGTAAAAGCGGGCCCAAAAGCAGAAATTTGGGCAACAAAAAGAAATGAATTACTTTCTTCTCACAAAGCATTAGAGAAACGAGAAAAGCAAGCTAAGCTAAAAAAAGCT encodes:
- a CDS encoding rhodanese homology domain-containing protein; this encodes MPAFVYRDFSTLRAALLARQELALIDVREEAEFAQSHPLFAVNIPLSKLELETYRRIPRRSTSITVYDNGDGRAEQAARRLQQLGYGDVALLTGGLAGWQAAGGELFQDVNTPSKAFGELVESRRHTPSLTAQQVKALIDRQADVVIVDARRFDEYQTMSIPTSTSVPGAELVLRINALAPDANTQVIVNCAGRTRSIIGTQSLINAGISNPVAALRNGTIGWGLAGFELESQRQRRYPDGVDNLPQAQQQARRVADEAGVRRIDRETLGLWWQDTARTTYLFDVRSPEEYYAGHLPGSYGVPGGQLVQETDHHASVRGARVALVDDNGVRANMSASWLAQMGWEVAVVDGLTAADFTEQGDPAAQVPPPPAVDEITPEQLVALLAQEGTVLLDFTTSANYVARHIPGAHWVIRSQLPLALENLPPAKRYVLTCGSSQLARYAVPEVAALTGKPVQLLAGGTQAWIAENRPLEKGEGRLAVPRIDRYRRPYEGTDNPREAMQAYLDWEFGLVEQLARDATHGFTVL
- a CDS encoding ABC transporter substrate-binding protein, translated to MLGDQARGLRSLVEAAGVMKDAPYQYRWANFQGAAPLFEAQRAAAVDTSYAGDLPVLMAAAGGVDFKLIQTNVGYGQSNGIVVPQDSPLHSVRQLQGQTVVVSSARGSISQNLLYAALQEAGLKREDVKIQFVMPTDASAAFSTGRVAAWAVFDPYLGVAEQSGARLLRDGQGLTPSLGFLTATTRSLADPDKRAAIKDFAERVARARQWAIDHPQEYARVYAQLTRLPLETARQIAGRTSKGAHSVNQQDVKVLQPVADLFYQLKILPRQVDVNNLIDKSFDLKE
- a CDS encoding ATP-binding protein; protein product: MANFKTRARTLDLLGRQQIAGIPTAINELLKNAHDAYADHVDIDYFRRKSLFIIRDDGVGMSRTDFENRWLTLGTESKVQHTNASLPPVDESKKFRHQMGEKGIGRLAIASIGKQVLIITKAKNTNEITAAFINWQIFELPGLNLDDIVVPTKTFQQIPDVDQVNSMKSELLDSVDILFSKDSLSEEKYLEIKETITSFSICPKTLSKKLIRFSAFDSNDSGGTIFIISPVDEILNSDIDGDGNDKEATKIEKMLMGFHNTMTISHPEPLLDIVFRDYRSNDDTYIDIIDKEHFFTSEDFEQADHHFHGFFDEYGQFKGNIRIYHDKNFEHIVNWTGNNLNLTSCGPFEINLAYVQGDRRHSIMANEDYARVTSKSDKFGGLYIYKDNIRILPYGDSDYDYLEIEKRRSKHAGSAFFSYRRMFGVISLSQNENFRLKEKAGREGFIEDQAYKHLRDILKNFFIQLAADFFRDDVKAGPKAEIWATKRNELLSSHKALEKREKQAKLKKAKFESALGYFFEHHSNGLIEQDVNNILTESEHKFHSVYSIKDPDIASQKIIDVESQTREEINAYKRSIIVPTPRGFLIRGELKEDYNTYLTTLQELEGTCFQPAIEKIDQLVDKAINDYQIKISKRKRLEQAVDFISVEARKVNAEKRKSTEQVVLDINKRVKELTSDLMIDLDNQIRIVKDKFKHISIESESDIDLVAKRNELAAEITNVSERNTNILDTIIRQLEGVYWEKDEDNNYITSELITEVLGEEVDALREKIHADVELSQLGLAVSIIHHEFNSTVRSIRTSLKDLKAWSDVNEDLEGVYKNIKINFEHLDGYLNLFTPLNRRLQRKREEIKLLEIKSFLIDLFKNRMDRHNISFKHTKGYSKGKLYGFRSSFYPVFVNVIDNAIYWLNESNSSDKTIRLHADDNGNVYISNNGPIVDYRDKDRIFSLGFSRKYNGRGMGLHISNEVLESIGYKLTLDEPREGSTVTFKISMVEK